A single region of the Vibrio chagasii genome encodes:
- a CDS encoding DEAD/DEAH box helicase, giving the protein MESVSDWISIGNGRAPGTFCLLIYSGIPMSESVIQFNELALNENILSALDSMGFVSPTPIQAAAIPLLLEGRDALGKAQTGTGKTAAFSLPLLNKINLNQHKPQAIIMAPTRELAIQVAAEIKNLGRDIKGLKVIEIYGGASIVDQMRALSRGAHIVVGTPGRVKDLLTRDRLHLDEAHTFVLDEADEMLKMGFVDDVTWILEQAPESAQRVLFSATMPPMVKTIVDRYLRNPAKVDVAGTNHTVDKVAQNFWVVKGVEKDEAMSRLLETEETDASIVFVRTRQDTERLADWLSARGFKAAALHGDIPQSLRERTVDHIKQGVIDILVATDVVARGLDVPRITHVFNYDIPFDVESYIHRIGRTGRAGRKGKAILLVRTNQIRMLRTIERVTKSTMEEIQLPLRDQVAAARVAKLGAELETEKESKALENFAGLITTLQESLDVDAATLAAMLLKRQQGKSPLFYIGEDPMIAAIERDKNRRKERRENRDNGGRDFNTQDWDTYQLQVGREQGVQVKDIVGALANELGLTKGSIGAIKLDQGSTYVQLPKAMNSETAGKLSKLRIRQKEAGAVVVDFNDFREPRRGNGGRGGRDGGRGGYRGNRDGNRDGNREGGRGGYRGNRDGNRDGNREGGRDGERRFDRNRGGDHRGNYRGERGHGNGGNRGRRPERNEG; this is encoded by the coding sequence ATGGAATCAGTATCTGATTGGATCAGTATTGGAAATGGTAGAGCTCCCGGGACCTTTTGTTTACTTATATATAGTGGGATCCCAATGTCCGAATCTGTAATTCAATTTAATGAATTAGCCCTAAACGAAAACATTCTTTCAGCTCTTGATAGCATGGGTTTCGTTTCTCCAACTCCAATCCAAGCAGCAGCTATTCCTCTTCTTCTTGAAGGCCGTGACGCACTAGGTAAAGCACAGACTGGTACTGGTAAAACAGCAGCATTCTCTCTGCCTTTACTAAACAAAATCAACCTAAACCAACACAAACCACAAGCAATCATCATGGCTCCTACTCGTGAGCTAGCGATCCAAGTTGCTGCGGAAATCAAAAACCTAGGCCGTGACATCAAAGGTCTTAAAGTTATTGAAATCTACGGTGGTGCTTCAATCGTTGACCAAATGCGCGCTCTAAGCCGTGGTGCTCACATTGTTGTTGGTACTCCAGGTCGTGTTAAAGACTTACTAACTCGTGACCGTCTACACCTAGATGAAGCACACACATTTGTTCTTGATGAAGCAGATGAAATGCTAAAAATGGGCTTCGTAGATGACGTTACTTGGATCCTTGAGCAAGCTCCAGAATCTGCACAGCGTGTACTTTTCTCTGCAACTATGCCTCCAATGGTTAAGACTATTGTTGACCGTTACCTACGTAACCCGGCTAAAGTTGACGTTGCTGGTACTAACCACACAGTTGATAAAGTAGCGCAGAACTTCTGGGTTGTTAAAGGCGTAGAAAAAGACGAAGCAATGTCTCGTCTTCTTGAAACTGAAGAAACTGACGCGTCTATCGTATTCGTACGTACTCGTCAAGATACTGAGCGTCTAGCTGATTGGCTATCTGCACGTGGCTTTAAAGCTGCTGCACTGCACGGTGATATTCCTCAGTCTCTACGTGAGCGTACTGTTGATCACATCAAACAAGGTGTTATCGATATCCTAGTTGCAACTGACGTTGTAGCTCGTGGTCTTGATGTTCCACGTATCACTCACGTATTCAACTACGACATCCCATTCGATGTTGAATCTTACATCCACCGTATTGGTCGTACTGGCCGAGCTGGACGTAAAGGTAAAGCGATCCTTCTAGTTCGCACAAACCAAATTCGTATGCTTCGCACTATCGAGCGCGTAACTAAGTCTACAATGGAAGAAATCCAACTTCCTCTACGTGACCAAGTTGCTGCAGCACGTGTTGCTAAGCTAGGTGCTGAGCTTGAAACAGAGAAAGAAAGCAAAGCTCTAGAAAACTTCGCAGGTCTTATTACTACCCTGCAAGAGTCTCTAGACGTTGATGCTGCTACTCTAGCTGCAATGCTTCTTAAGCGTCAGCAAGGTAAGAGCCCACTGTTCTACATTGGTGAAGACCCAATGATCGCTGCTATCGAGCGTGACAAGAACCGTCGTAAAGAGCGTCGTGAAAACCGTGATAACGGTGGCCGTGACTTCAATACTCAAGACTGGGATACTTACCAACTACAAGTTGGCCGTGAGCAAGGTGTTCAGGTTAAAGATATCGTTGGCGCACTTGCAAACGAACTTGGCCTAACTAAAGGTTCTATCGGTGCTATCAAACTTGACCAAGGTTCAACTTACGTTCAACTGCCAAAAGCAATGAACTCTGAAACTGCTGGTAAACTAAGCAAGCTACGCATCCGTCAAAAAGAAGCTGGTGCTGTTGTTGTAGACTTCAACGATTTCCGTGAACCACGTCGTGGTAACGGTGGCCGTGGCGGTCGTGATGGTGGTCGTGGTGGTTACCGCGGAAACCGTGATGGCAACCGCGATGGTAATCGTGAAGGCGGTCGCGGTGGATACCGTGGCAACCGTGACGGTAACCGCGATGGCAACCGTGAAGGCGGCCGTGATGGCGAGCGTCGTTTCGACCGTAACCGTGGTGGCGATCACCGTGGCAACTACCGTGGCGAACGTGGCCATGGCAACGGCGGTAACCGTGGTCGTCGTCCAGAGCGCAACGAAGGTTAA